One window of Tepidanaerobacter acetatoxydans Re1 genomic DNA carries:
- a CDS encoding transketolase family protein: MSISIKSTREAVMHAIIELAQYDERIVIVSADSVLAARAVPFANKFPDRLIEVGIAEQNSVLVAAGLAATGMRPLVFTYAGFLTMRACEQIRTFVAYPELDVKFVGLNGGMLGGEREGVTHQFYEDVGIMRAIPGVKIITPADAGQAYKAAKAMMEQKGPVYLRIGSGREPEVFPDETPFEFGKIREVKRYGDDVAIFASGFIMNRAIAALEQLKNEGINGTLIDVSTVKPLDSEGVIKVLEKTNCAVAVEDHNIYCGMSSAVCEVASSYHPCPIVRLGLRDIYPRSGHADKLLDAYGLSVKDIVDGAKQAMAKIK; the protein is encoded by the coding sequence ATGAGTATCAGTATAAAGAGTACACGTGAAGCAGTTATGCATGCTATTATAGAATTAGCTCAGTATGATGAGCGCATTGTTATCGTGTCAGCGGATTCCGTCTTAGCGGCTCGTGCTGTTCCGTTTGCGAATAAATTTCCGGACAGATTAATTGAGGTTGGTATAGCTGAACAGAATTCTGTTTTGGTAGCTGCCGGTTTAGCTGCTACAGGTATGCGGCCCCTGGTTTTCACTTATGCGGGTTTTTTGACTATGCGTGCCTGTGAACAAATTCGCACTTTTGTAGCATATCCTGAGCTTGATGTAAAGTTTGTGGGCTTAAACGGCGGCATGCTTGGCGGCGAGCGAGAAGGGGTTACCCATCAGTTTTATGAAGATGTAGGAATAATGCGTGCCATCCCCGGTGTTAAAATTATTACACCTGCCGATGCAGGTCAAGCATACAAAGCGGCAAAAGCGATGATGGAGCAGAAAGGACCTGTTTATCTTAGAATTGGCAGCGGACGGGAACCGGAAGTATTCCCTGATGAAACTCCGTTTGAATTTGGAAAAATTAGAGAGGTTAAACGATACGGTGACGATGTTGCTATATTTGCCAGCGGATTCATAATGAATCGGGCGATTGCAGCATTAGAGCAATTGAAAAATGAGGGAATAAATGGTACATTAATAGATGTTTCTACCGTCAAGCCATTGGATAGTGAAGGTGTCATAAAGGTATTAGAAAAAACAAATTGTGCTGTGGCTGTTGAAGATCACAATATCTATTGCGGCATGTCCAGTGCAGTTTGTGAAGTTGCGTCTAGTTATCATCCCTGCCCTATTGTACGTCTTGGTTTACGCGATATATATCCGCGCAGCGGTCATGCAGATAAGCTTCTGGATGCATATGGATTATCTGTTAAAGATATAGTAGACGGTGCAAAACAAGCAATGGCAAAGATAAAATAA
- a CDS encoding transketolase, with protein MTNTELQRIANRLRMDVVETVYAVKDGHPGPCMSIAEIMAVLYFDEMNINPKNPQWTERDRFILSKGHACPIMYAALARKGYFEMEELKKLRMFEGSLQGHPDMHKTPGVDMTSGSLGNGVGIGLGMALGCRMQDINNYIYVIVGDGEQQEGVIWEAAMAAAKHEVGNLIVFGDCNNNQSGGKVTELSSLYPTADKWRAFHWHVQTIDGHDIDSIKEAIANAKAVKDQPSYIECKTVKGKNIPYMENNNAWHKKTPTAEEVEIAREALKGGM; from the coding sequence ATGACGAATACGGAGCTGCAGCGTATAGCAAACAGGCTTCGCATGGATGTAGTAGAAACAGTATATGCAGTTAAAGATGGGCACCCGGGGCCTTGTATGTCTATAGCTGAAATTATGGCTGTACTGTATTTTGATGAAATGAACATTAACCCTAAAAATCCTCAATGGACAGAACGTGATAGATTTATACTTTCAAAAGGACATGCCTGCCCCATTATGTATGCTGCTCTTGCTCGCAAAGGTTATTTTGAGATGGAGGAGCTGAAAAAGTTGCGTATGTTTGAAGGCTCTCTTCAAGGACATCCGGATATGCATAAAACTCCCGGTGTAGATATGACATCCGGTTCTCTCGGCAACGGTGTCGGTATCGGACTGGGCATGGCACTTGGATGCAGAATGCAAGATATAAACAATTACATTTATGTTATAGTTGGAGATGGTGAACAGCAGGAAGGAGTTATCTGGGAAGCAGCAATGGCCGCTGCCAAGCATGAAGTTGGCAATCTGATTGTTTTTGGTGATTGCAACAACAATCAGTCAGGAGGGAAGGTTACAGAGCTCAGCTCACTTTATCCCACAGCAGATAAGTGGAGAGCTTTCCATTGGCATGTGCAGACTATTGATGGACATGATATTGATTCCATAAAAGAAGCAATAGCAAATGCTAAAGCAGTTAAAGATCAGCCTTCATATATAGAATGTAAAACTGTTAAAGGCAAGAATATTCCTTATATGGAAAACAATAATGCATGGCATAAAAAGACACCGACCGCAGAAGAGGTCGAAATTGCCAGAGAAGCTTTGAAAGGTGGCATGTAA
- a CDS encoding sugar phosphate isomerase/epimerase family protein, with translation MELINSVCTTLFFPKSRNSIDEFSRMAHFLSEKGMDCIEFYHDGDDRDKVGNILSDAGLNGVYIAVIPSKEKKLHLCDENEDGRIAAVKLFKNCIDEAQANGITEVMMNSGHIGNSVDKGLDALAKSVEELFDYAKKKNYKLRLLMEPCDSKMDACQLVGPYKRALKFLQRMHAEGIPLELTMDTAHTVEEGEDFLEALTAVKPYCNHIHFANCYIKDEQSPLYGDKHLGYEYQDTEWTVPALASLFEGLKVLYKNEETLRIGLEVLCRVDDSYKYFNDVWNSLEFLHKH, from the coding sequence ATGGAATTAATAAATAGTGTTTGCACAACCTTGTTTTTCCCCAAATCACGCAACAGTATTGATGAGTTTTCCCGCATGGCGCATTTCCTTTCTGAAAAAGGAATGGACTGTATTGAATTTTACCATGACGGCGATGACCGTGATAAGGTTGGGAATATACTCAGTGATGCAGGATTAAACGGTGTATATATAGCAGTCATACCTTCCAAGGAGAAAAAGCTGCACCTTTGCGATGAAAATGAGGATGGAAGAATTGCGGCGGTAAAGCTGTTTAAGAATTGTATTGATGAGGCTCAGGCTAATGGCATAACAGAGGTAATGATGAATTCAGGGCATATTGGAAACAGTGTAGATAAGGGTCTTGATGCATTAGCCAAGTCCGTAGAAGAGTTGTTTGACTATGCAAAGAAAAAAAACTACAAGCTGCGTCTTTTAATGGAACCCTGTGACAGTAAAATGGATGCCTGCCAGTTGGTCGGACCGTATAAACGTGCATTAAAATTTCTTCAGCGAATGCATGCAGAAGGTATTCCTTTAGAGCTTACTATGGACACTGCACATACCGTTGAGGAAGGTGAAGATTTCTTAGAAGCACTGACAGCGGTCAAACCTTATTGTAATCATATACATTTTGCAAATTGCTACATTAAAGATGAACAAAGCCCATTGTATGGAGATAAACATTTGGGATATGAATATCAAGACACCGAATGGACAGTGCCTGCATTAGCATCTTTATTTGAAGGCCTGAAAGTTTTGTATAAAAATGAAGAGACTCTACGCATCGGGCTTGAAGTCCTTTGCAGGGTTGATGATTCATATAAGTATTTTAATGATGTTTGGAATAGTTTGGAGTTTTTACATAAACATTGA